One Odocoileus virginianus isolate 20LAN1187 ecotype Illinois chromosome 4, Ovbor_1.2, whole genome shotgun sequence DNA segment encodes these proteins:
- the LOC110125925 gene encoding dolichyl-diphosphooligosaccharide--protein glycosyltransferase subunit 4-like, protein MRKVCAHALWQQAVWIEPGVQEGWRGDLQIPARCLICVLPDVQLSIFANMLGVPLLLLVVLCHYTAVNNPRKQE, encoded by the exons ATGAGGAAAGTTTGTGCACATGCGCTGTGGCAGCAGGCAGTGTGGATAGAACCAGGGGTGCAAGAAGGCTGGAGGGGAGACCTGCAGATACCAGCACGCTGT CTGATATGCGTGCTCCCGGATGTGCAGCTCTCCATCTTCGCCAACATGCTGGGTGTCCCACTGTTGCTGCTTGTTGTTCTCTGTCACTACACAGCCGTCAACAATCCCAGGAAGCAGGAATGA